The Streptomyces sp. NBC_00440 genome contains a region encoding:
- a CDS encoding GtrA family protein → MSVRGEQAVRVASPPPKAPPPKAREVVKFAAVGVSGVAVNLLVFNLVRHATSIPVVSASVVATVVSIAFNYAGLRYFAYRDRDKSGCTREMGLFLLFSAIGLVIENGILYLATYGFGWDSPLQSNVFKFIGIGVATLFRFWSYRTWVFRVIPAAPDESDA, encoded by the coding sequence ATGTCCGTAAGAGGCGAGCAAGCGGTACGAGTGGCATCGCCGCCTCCGAAGGCGCCACCTCCGAAGGCGCGGGAGGTCGTGAAATTCGCAGCCGTCGGGGTGTCCGGCGTGGCGGTCAATCTTCTGGTGTTCAATCTCGTGCGCCACGCCACCTCGATACCGGTGGTGAGCGCGAGCGTGGTCGCCACCGTCGTCTCGATCGCCTTCAATTACGCAGGGCTGCGTTACTTCGCCTACCGTGACCGGGACAAGAGCGGCTGCACCCGTGAGATGGGGCTCTTCCTGCTGTTCAGCGCCATCGGCCTGGTGATCGAGAACGGCATCCTCTATCTGGCGACCTATGGCTTCGGCTGGGACAGCCCGCTGCAGAGCAACGTATTCAAGTTCATCGGCATCGGAGTCGCCACCCTCTTCAGGTTCTGGTCCTACCGAACCTGGGTGTTCCGGGTGATACCCGCGGCGCCGGACGAGTCCGACGCCTGA